In Quercus robur chromosome 10, dhQueRobu3.1, whole genome shotgun sequence, a genomic segment contains:
- the LOC126703033 gene encoding germin-like protein subfamily 3 member 4, which produces MKNSCLLLCIVIFICMEYICLADFDNLQDTCPTATQAKQTVFINGFNCKNPANIASSDFKTSKLNHTGNTDNIFRSAVTIATAADFPGLNTLGLSIARTDIEMDGLVLAHSHPRASEMFFVSKGNVVAGFIDTRNKVFQIGLKEGDVFVFPRGLLHFCFNSGFEPATVFSVLNSQNPGVVTLTGAMFGPDSDNVLDKLVRQLISLSGSKLNGVGNMTLAGFSIM; this is translated from the coding sequence ATGAAGAATTCTTGCCTTCTCTTATGCATTGTCATCTTCATTTGCATGGAATATATCTGCTTAGCAGATTTTGATAATCTCCAGGACACTTGCCCAACGGCTACACAAGCAAAACAAACAGTCTTCATCAATGGCTTCAATTGCAAGAATCCAGCCAACATCGCTTCTTCTGATTTCAAGACTTCAAAGTTGAACCACACCGGCAATACAGACAACATTTTTCGTTCCGCGGTAACCATTGCCACTGCAGCAGATTTTCCTGGCCTGAATACTCTTGGCCTCTCAATTGCTAGAACTGATATAGAAATGGATGGCCTGGTATTGGCTCATTCCCACCCCAGGGCTTCTGAGATGTTCTTTGTCAGCAAAGGTAATGTTGTTGCCGGTTTCATTGATACCAGAAACAAAGTTTTCCAAATTGGTTTGAAGGAAGGTGATGTGTTTGTGTTTCCCCGGGGTCTGCTCCACTTTTGCTTTAATTCTGGCTTTGAACCTGCTACTGTTTTCTCAGTGCTTAACAGCCAGAATCCGGGGGTGGTGACCCTTACTGGTGCCATGTTCGGACCTGATTCAGATAATGTATTAGACAAGCTAGTGAGGCAACTAATCTCTCTTTCTGGATCCAAGCTTAACGGCGTTGGAAATATGACTCTGGCCGGGTTTTCAATCATGTAG
- the LOC126703697 gene encoding uncharacterized protein LOC126703697 isoform X1, translating to MKRLLIVIALCCYAITPVIPCPSLSLLLPPSQPHNDSTTYPPPVTLVPNTVDSKKNGECPEKINEVASLRCAFELFDANFFNDKKILEIVKGVKELNIPIIRANRKLVASVNGGLHNPSALVFNPEWSREQPQSIGKRFHYPSLIGTKRPKNEEDIAFMSVLELGELIKTKQITSEELTRIFLQRLKRYNHFLEAVVSYTEELAYKQAKHADELLARGVYLGPLHGIPYGLKDIISVPHYKTTWGSKTFKDQVIDIEAWVYKRLKAAGAVLVAKLVAGSLAYDDIWYGGRTRNPWNIEEFTTGSSAGPAACTSAGMVPFAIGSETAGSITYPAARCGVTALRPTFGTVGRTGVMSISESLDKLGPFCRSATDCTVILDTIRGRDPGDLSSRDSPLDDPFLVDITKLTVGYLDDAEMEVVRVLASKGVNVIPFKLNYTVDSVQGILNFTMDVDMLSHFDKWQRLGQDDDYEAQDQWPIELRRARMIPAVDYVQAQRARGKLIQEVREIFTVDAFIGNATDWEKVCMGNLVGLPVIVVPTGFKNISNPPSSGSRRRTTITTGIYAPPHHDHIALALAMAYQSVTDHHKQRPPINNIGPNDSIPNPPTATSPPRLLHF from the exons atgaaGCGGTTGTTAATTGTAATTGCACTTTGTTGCTATGCAATTACTCCAGTTATTCCATGTCCATCTCTATCTCTACTTCTACCTCCTTCTCAGCCCCACAACGACTCCACTACTTATCCCCCTCCCGTTACATTAGTCCCCAATACGGTG GACAGTAAGAAGAATGGTGAGTGTCCGGAAAAGATTAATGAAGTTGCATCCCTTAGATGTGCATTTGAGTTATTTGATGCCAACTTCTTCAACGATAAAAAG ATTCTGGAGATTGTCAAGGGAGTGAAAGAGCTCAATATCCCTATTATCAGAGCTAATCGGAAATTAGTTGCTTCTGTTAATGGAGGGCTGCATAATCCATCTGCTTTGGTGTTCAATCCTGAGTGGAGCAGGGAGCAACCCCAAAGCATAGGCAAAAGATTTCATTACCCTTCTCTCATTGGCACTAAGAGaccaaaaaatgaagaagatatTGCTTTCATGAGT GTTCTTGAATTAGGGGAACTGATTAAGACAAAACAAATTACTTCAGAGGAGCTTACTCGCATTTTCTTGCAGAGGTTGAAAAG GTACAATCATTTTCTTGAAGCTGTGGTCTCTTATACTGAAGAACTAGCATACAAGCAAGCGAAACATGCTGACGAGTTGCTTGCCCGAGGGGTGTATTTGG GTCCTCTCCATGGAATCCCTTATGGGTTGAAGGATATAATTTCAGTTCCCCATTACAAAACAACTTGGGGTTCAAAAACTTTTAAAGATCAAGTTATTGACATTGAAGCTTGGGTATACAAGAG GTTGAAGGCTGCAGGGGCGGTTCTTGTTGCAAAGCTTGTTGCTGGATCTCTGGCATATGATGACATCTGGTATGGCGGTAGGACAAGGAACCCATGGAACATTGAGGAATTTACAACGGGTTCATCAGCTGGGCCTGCTGCATGCACATCAGCTG GTATGGTTCCATTTGCAATTGGTTCTGAAACGGCTGGCTCAATCACATATCCGGCTGCTCGTTGTGGTGTGACGGCATTAAGGCCAACATTTGGTACTGTCGGTAGAACTGGTGTAATGAGCATATCTGAAAGCTTG GATAAGCTTGGCCCGTTCTGTAGAAGCGCCACAGATTGCACTGTTATTCTAGATACTATTCGAGGAAGGGATCCAGGTGATCTCTCATCAAGAGACAGTCCCCTTGATGATCCATTCTTGGTTGACATCACCAAACTTACTGTTGGATATCTTGATGATGCCGAGATGGAG GTTGTTCGAGTTCTTGCATCAAAGGGTGTTAATGTGATCCCATTCAAACTGAATTACACAGTTGACTCTGTTCAAGGTATCCTGAATTTTACGATGGATGTTGATATGTTGTCTCACTTTGATAAGTGGCAACGCTTAGGGCAGGATGATGATTATGAAGCTCAAGATCAATGGCCCATTGAACTACGTCGTGCACGCATGATTCCAGCAGTAGACTATGTTCAG GCACAAAGAGCACGGGGAAAGTTAATCCAGGAAGTAAGAGAAATTTTTACCGTTGATGCGTTCATTGGCAATGCAACTGACTGGGAGAAAGTTTGCATGGGAAATCTCGTGGGTCTGCCTGTAATTGTAGTCCCAACAggatttaaaaatatatcaaatccACCTTCTAGTGGCAGCCGACGGAGAACCACCATCACCACTGGCATATATGCACCCCCTCATCACGATCACATT GCTTTAGCACTGGCAATGGCTTACCAATCAGTTACTGATCACCACAAACAACGCCCACCTATTAATAATATTGGGCCAAACGACTCAATTCCAAATCCACCTACAGCTACCTCCCCTCCCAGACTATTGCATTTCTGA
- the LOC126703698 gene encoding inositol polyphosphate multikinase beta gives MLKVPDHQVAGHRAGDGKLGPLIDDSGKFYKPIQSDGRGSKEVDFYTSFSSNTNIPNHIRRFFPIFHGTKLIEASDGSGQQLHLVLQDIVSGRLNPSIMDIKIGSRTWCPQASEDYIQRCFMKDRETSSLALGFRISGLQIESKGSGFWKPDRKLIQKFTAEEVRLVLRQFVSSNSSADSGVHPDCTFVSTVYGGSGGILAQLLELKEWFEHQTILHFYSCSVLMVYEKESVVKEMSSSAEVKLVDFAHIVEGNGVIDHNFLGGLCSLINFISEILTCSDVHTSKASLQDPKNYCYTNCDTQN, from the coding sequence ATGCTTAAGGTCCCAGATCATCAGGTTGCTGGCCACCGGGCCGGTGATGGAAAGCTTGGTCCTTTGATAGATGATTCAGGGAAATTCTACAAGCCTATTCAAAGTGATGGTCGTGGGTCCAAAGAAGTAGACTTCTATACATCATTCTCTTCCAACACTAATATTCCAAATCACATCCGCAGATTCTTTCCTATTTTTCATGGCACTAAGCTTATAGAGGCATCCGATGGGTCTGGGCAGCAACTTCATCTTGTGTTGCAAGATATCGTCTCTGGTCGCCTCAATCCATCTATCATGGACATTAAGATAGGATCCAGAACATGGTGCCCTCAAGCATCAGAGGACTATATCCAAAGGTGCTTTATGAAAGACAGAGAAACGTCGAGCCTTGCACTGGGGTTTAGGATATCTGGGTTGCAGATTGAGAGCAAAGGATCGGGGTTTTGGAAGCCTGATAGGAAGCTTATCCAAAAATTTACTGCGGAGGAAGTTAGGTTAGTCCTGAGGCAGTTTGTTTCTTCCAACTCATCTGCAGATTCAGGTGTGCACCCTGATTGTACATTTGTATCAACTGTTTATGGTGGTTCTGGTGGAATTTTGGCACAACTGCTGGAGCTCAAAGAATGGTTTgagcatcaaacaattttacATTTCTATTCTTGTTCAGTTCTTATGGTGTATGAGAAGGAATCAGTAGTGAAAGAAATGAGTTCCAGTGCTGAAGTTAAACTTGTTGATTTTGCACATATTGTTGAAGGCAATGGTGTTATTGATCATAACTTCTTGGGTGGGCTCTGCTCTTTGATAAATTTTATCTCAGAGATTCTGACATGCTCAGATGTGCATACGTCCAAAGCTTCTCTGCAAGACCCTAAGAACTACTGTTATACCAATTGTGACACTCAGAATTGA
- the LOC126703697 gene encoding uncharacterized protein LOC126703697 isoform X2, which translates to MKRLLIVIALCCYAITPVIPCPSLSLLLPPSQPHNDSTTYPPPVTLVPNTVDSKKNGECPEKINEVASLRCAFELFDANFFNDKKVLELGELIKTKQITSEELTRIFLQRLKRYNHFLEAVVSYTEELAYKQAKHADELLARGVYLGPLHGIPYGLKDIISVPHYKTTWGSKTFKDQVIDIEAWVYKRLKAAGAVLVAKLVAGSLAYDDIWYGGRTRNPWNIEEFTTGSSAGPAACTSAGMVPFAIGSETAGSITYPAARCGVTALRPTFGTVGRTGVMSISESLDKLGPFCRSATDCTVILDTIRGRDPGDLSSRDSPLDDPFLVDITKLTVGYLDDAEMEVVRVLASKGVNVIPFKLNYTVDSVQGILNFTMDVDMLSHFDKWQRLGQDDDYEAQDQWPIELRRARMIPAVDYVQAQRARGKLIQEVREIFTVDAFIGNATDWEKVCMGNLVGLPVIVVPTGFKNISNPPSSGSRRRTTITTGIYAPPHHDHIALALAMAYQSVTDHHKQRPPINNIGPNDSIPNPPTATSPPRLLHF; encoded by the exons atgaaGCGGTTGTTAATTGTAATTGCACTTTGTTGCTATGCAATTACTCCAGTTATTCCATGTCCATCTCTATCTCTACTTCTACCTCCTTCTCAGCCCCACAACGACTCCACTACTTATCCCCCTCCCGTTACATTAGTCCCCAATACGGTG GACAGTAAGAAGAATGGTGAGTGTCCGGAAAAGATTAATGAAGTTGCATCCCTTAGATGTGCATTTGAGTTATTTGATGCCAACTTCTTCAACGATAAAAAG GTTCTTGAATTAGGGGAACTGATTAAGACAAAACAAATTACTTCAGAGGAGCTTACTCGCATTTTCTTGCAGAGGTTGAAAAG GTACAATCATTTTCTTGAAGCTGTGGTCTCTTATACTGAAGAACTAGCATACAAGCAAGCGAAACATGCTGACGAGTTGCTTGCCCGAGGGGTGTATTTGG GTCCTCTCCATGGAATCCCTTATGGGTTGAAGGATATAATTTCAGTTCCCCATTACAAAACAACTTGGGGTTCAAAAACTTTTAAAGATCAAGTTATTGACATTGAAGCTTGGGTATACAAGAG GTTGAAGGCTGCAGGGGCGGTTCTTGTTGCAAAGCTTGTTGCTGGATCTCTGGCATATGATGACATCTGGTATGGCGGTAGGACAAGGAACCCATGGAACATTGAGGAATTTACAACGGGTTCATCAGCTGGGCCTGCTGCATGCACATCAGCTG GTATGGTTCCATTTGCAATTGGTTCTGAAACGGCTGGCTCAATCACATATCCGGCTGCTCGTTGTGGTGTGACGGCATTAAGGCCAACATTTGGTACTGTCGGTAGAACTGGTGTAATGAGCATATCTGAAAGCTTG GATAAGCTTGGCCCGTTCTGTAGAAGCGCCACAGATTGCACTGTTATTCTAGATACTATTCGAGGAAGGGATCCAGGTGATCTCTCATCAAGAGACAGTCCCCTTGATGATCCATTCTTGGTTGACATCACCAAACTTACTGTTGGATATCTTGATGATGCCGAGATGGAG GTTGTTCGAGTTCTTGCATCAAAGGGTGTTAATGTGATCCCATTCAAACTGAATTACACAGTTGACTCTGTTCAAGGTATCCTGAATTTTACGATGGATGTTGATATGTTGTCTCACTTTGATAAGTGGCAACGCTTAGGGCAGGATGATGATTATGAAGCTCAAGATCAATGGCCCATTGAACTACGTCGTGCACGCATGATTCCAGCAGTAGACTATGTTCAG GCACAAAGAGCACGGGGAAAGTTAATCCAGGAAGTAAGAGAAATTTTTACCGTTGATGCGTTCATTGGCAATGCAACTGACTGGGAGAAAGTTTGCATGGGAAATCTCGTGGGTCTGCCTGTAATTGTAGTCCCAACAggatttaaaaatatatcaaatccACCTTCTAGTGGCAGCCGACGGAGAACCACCATCACCACTGGCATATATGCACCCCCTCATCACGATCACATT GCTTTAGCACTGGCAATGGCTTACCAATCAGTTACTGATCACCACAAACAACGCCCACCTATTAATAATATTGGGCCAAACGACTCAATTCCAAATCCACCTACAGCTACCTCCCCTCCCAGACTATTGCATTTCTGA
- the LOC126704383 gene encoding actin cytoskeleton-regulatory complex protein PAN1-like → MSPRTNINLLTAFANKGRTTSRLSLVNIPALNYLLRSEIFVSEDEQLRSAPLILDYTPLTRAQVEAGQAIRAGSPRLARIDVSIPGFLADTDLPPIQLPPQRVFPPVVIPEEEAGSSHSSLEDQIDQFQFTEEGEASVRVVEISDSDADLDRASAAAGTGLVIAQPDLSEDTEEEEGMDLQPRTGLRGLLSNRSKGQTSKEVSKGQTVPKAPAPPPPPSSGAALKPMPNLRRKRLVEETEEGEVTQQIYVAEEWAKKAREDMHREAQSRTAAERVAGDLKRDLDRQDNELKEVRKANANAEAGLKNAEKQADELRKQLRHSEERLSAEQQAVSELKAELARAKEEARLSREVAEKAVAASYERGVHDTEERLAEEVATVCREYVTSTWGLAMDRAAVPADSDLRKTENIFFPAEIREIPGEVASIELLPADSSIPETGGTEQATQGQSPEDSLRISEILAQAQEIAPENPATDDQPASTQGP, encoded by the exons atgtctcctcggactaacataaatcTTTTAACGGCCTTTGCAAACAAGGGACGAACGACTTCTCGGCTGAGCCTAGTCAATATCCCGGCCctaaattacctcctgaggtccgAGATTTTCGTTAGCGAGGACGAACAACTACGGtcggctcctttgattttggattacACTCCGCTCACTCGAGCCCAGGTAGAGGCCGGACAAGCTATAAGGGCCGGTAGTCCGAGATTAGCACGGATTGACGTGTCCATACCGGGGTTCCTCGCTGATACAGACTTGCCTCCTATTCAGTTACCTCCCCAACGTGTCTTTCCCCCAGTAGTTATCCCAGAGGAGGAGGCCGGCTCTTcacattcatccttagaggatcagatagaccagttCCAATTTACTGAGGAAGGGGAGGCCTCGGTCAGAGTAGTAGAGATCTCCGACTCTGACGCTGATTTAGACCGTGCCTCAGCGGCTGCTGGTACTGGTTTGGTCATCGCACAACCTGATCTCAGCGAggacacagaagaagaagaaggaatggacctcCAGCCGAGGACTGGCCTCAGGGGTCTTCTATCCAACAGGTCCAAAGGGCAGACCTCCAAGGAAGTCTCGAAAGGACAAACCGTCCCCAAAGCCCCCGctcctcctccccctccctcGTCAGGTGCGGCGCTGAAACCTATGCCTAACCTAAGGCGAAAAAGGCTTGTAGAAGAgacggaggagggagag gtcactcaacaaatttatgttgctgaggagtgggccaagaaggcCCGTGAGGATATGCATagggaggctcagtcccgtACTGCGGCTGAGAGGGTCGCCGGCGATCTCAAGCGAGATCTTGATCGCCAGGATAATGAGCTAAAAGAGGTGAGAAAGGCCAATGCGAACGcagaggctggcctgaagaatgcTGAAAAGCAAGCCGACGAACTGCGCAAGCAGCTCCGTCACTCTGAGGAAAGACTGTCAGCGGAGCAACAGGCGGTTTCGGAGCTTaaggctgagcttgcaaggGCCAAGGAGGAAGCTCGCTTGTCCAGGGAGGTTGCCGAGAAGGCTGTGGCGGCTTCGTATGAACGTGGAGTTCACGATACTGAGGAGAGACTGGCCGAGGAAGTTGCCACCGTCTGCAGGGAATACGTCACCTCGACCTGGGGATTGGCCATGGATAGGGCAGCCGTCCCCgcagattctgatctcaggaaaactgagaacatctttttcccTGCGGAAATACGTGAGATTCCTGGCGAGGTCGCCTCCATTGAGCTTCTTCCAGCAGATTCCTCCATTCCCGAGACTGGGGGCACGGAGCAAGCTACGCAGGGCCAGTCACCCGAGGACAGTCTTCGCATCAGCGAGATCCTTGCCCAGGCCCAGGAGATCGCCCCGGAGAACCCAGCAACGGATGATCAGCCTGCCTCGACTCAGGGCCCTTAG